In a genomic window of Diadema setosum chromosome 3, eeDiaSeto1, whole genome shotgun sequence:
- the LOC140246862 gene encoding uncharacterized protein: MSDLRQMRVAELREKCDELGLSHDGLSKAELIEMLQPHVNSAGAGSETGSSNAPQTEGNVELEMMRLRVESERMQHELRLAEIQAETRRVELEKEENIEKARIQLEREVRLAQNAAQRQGPATHHRPDNLKELLPRLKEGDDVDAFLRTFEKVAKLHGWEKELWAGRLAPLLTGKAREAYSRLDDDVCGNYDVIKKAILLKYELTPDAYRQKFRRMNKRGDESYVEYGTRMRDAFDRWGEGVGAKGNVRKLEDMILQENLLDHVPPDLKLWLLDNHAADFGQLISLADEYTTTRRSLNHTYKGPRTDRGNSNNLPSGQAGKEKPKGQVQNSQNNRKDREAVKCYKCGKPGHIAPNCPNKQGGGPSDKGSGVAKGYLCRADQVDPKHKPYMSEADVNGKKIQLLRDTGATQTLVRPEYVHANAYTGQSVRIGGVTGNEVDVPLALIHLVSEPYSISGYVVVGVIDTLSVDMILGNELLNDRLQELQLQDPVMVVTRGQQAKMAEQETGKNEGGRPQNDKDVGSDRCATPSLLMLSKSELGKDQREDGTLKLVREKALPSDTDAGDECYFYWEGGILFRHWRKKGATQGQEFRQVVVPKQYRRELLGMAHDNLMAGHLGVEKTKDRILRNYYWPGLFRDVSEYIRTCEPCQKTSSKRGGKVPMVQVPIIGEPFQRIALDIVGPLPKSKKGNMYILVICDYSTRYPEAIPLRSTNADKIADELIKLFSRVGVPQEILTDQGSNFMSKLMVQVCESLGIRKIRTSPYHPQSNGLVERFNSTLKGMLKPYMDEGKCNWDEHLPYVLFAYREVPQESTGFSPFELLYGHRVRGPLDVLKETLTGEITEGEGILSYVMNMRTRLAENLELAHKNLSAAQTRQKLWYDKGARARMLEVGDEVLVLLPTSSSKLLAKWQGPYRIVQKVSDVDYVVEVGERKRHQVFHINMLKKWNARQGVVMYTQPRIVEEETDPSIPVAPLISPGADSESEVEISNRLSEEQANDVRAITSEFRETLSSIPGRTNILQHEVETTSERPVRQRAYRLPHSVKETVKRELDEMLKMGIIQESASPYASPIVLVTKKDQSMRLCVDYRKLNEITVFDSYPIPNIEELIDRLGNAKYVSTLDLTKGYYQVELTEAARKKSAFITPFGLYEFTVMPFGMKGAPATFQRLVDKVLRGAQAYAAAYIDDIVIFSETWEEHVEHLKDVLGRLREAGLTAKPAKCKFGEREVLYLGFVIGGGKVKPEPAKIEAVVSYPRPVTKTDVRAFLGLTGYYRKFIPEYSEIASPLTDLTRKSEPKLVRWNPKCEAAFQTLKSSLTSAPVLRSPNYSAPFIVQVDASDRGIGAVLSQTDEEGVDHPVAFISRKLLPREVNYPIIEKECLAIIWSVEKFHPYLFGQSFVIQTDHNPLSWLKQLKTKNARLMRWSLALQSYPMVVEHRSGRMNGNADALSRI, from the coding sequence ATGAGTGACTTGCGACAAATGAGGGTGGCCGAGTTGAGGGAGAAGTGTGATGAGTTGGGCTTGTCCCATGACGGGCTTAGTAAGGCAGAATTGATTGAAATGCTACAGCCTCATGTAAATTCAGCAGGGGCGGGGTCTGAGACAGGATCTAGCAATGCTCCCCAAACTGAAGGTAATGTAGAGCTCGAAATGATGCGTCTGCGCGTTGAGAGCGAAAGGATGCAGCATGAACTACGTCTGGCAGAAATTCAGGCTGAGACTAGGCGCGTAGAGTtagagaaggaagaaaatattgaaaaagcTCGTATACAGCTGGAAAGGGAGGTGCGATTAGCGCAAAATGCTGCGCAGAGGCAGGGGCCAGCGACCCATCATAGGCCAGATAATTTGAAAGAATTGCTGCCCAGACTCAAAGAAGGAGATGATGTAGATGCGTTTCTGCGCACTTTTGAAAAAGTTGCGAAACTTCACGGTTGGGAAAAGGAGTTGTGGGCAGGAAGACTAGCACCCCTACTCACAGGGAAAGCACGCGAAGCTTATTCTAGACTAGACGATGATGTGTGTGGCAACTACGATGTGATCAAAAAAGCAATTCTGCTTAAATATGAGCTAACGCCAGATGCCTACAGGCAAAAATTTCGGAGAATGAATAAACGCGGGGATGAAAGCTACGTAGAGTATGGAACGAGGATGCGCGATGCATTTGATAGGTGGGGAGAGGGAGTAGGAGCAAAGGGGAACGTGAGGAAACTTGAGGACATGATCCTACAAGAAAACCTGCTGGATCACGTTCCTCCTGATTTGAAGCTGTGGTTACTCGATAACCATGCAGCTGATTTTGGGCAATTGATTAGTCTAGCCGACGAGTATACCACTACCAGGAGGAGCCTAAACCATACCTATAAGGGCCCTAGGACTGATAGAGGGAACAGCAATAACCTCCCATCAGGCCAGGCTGGGAAGGAAAAACCAAAGGGGCAAGTTCAAAACTCCCAGAACAATAGAAAGGATCGGGAAGCAGTAAAGTGTTACAAATGTGGTAAGCCAGGCCACATCGCCCCTAACTGCCCTAATAAGCAGGGGGGAGGGCCCTCTGATAAGGGGAGTGGCGTAGCTAAGGGCTATTTATGTCGGGCAGATCAAGTGGACCCTAAACATAAGCCATACATGAGCGAGGCTGATGTGAATGGGAAGAAAATACAGTTGTTACGGGATACGGGTGCGACCCAAACATTAGTGAGGCCAGAATATGTACATGCTAATGCCTACACAGGGCAGAGTGTGAGGATAGGGGGTGTGACAGGGAATGAGGTTGATGTCCCATTAGCCCTCATACATCTTGTGAGTGAGCCATACTCCATCTCGGGATACGTTGTGGTAGGAGTAATTGACACTCTCTCTGTAGACATGATACTAGGCAATGAGCTTTTGAATGATAGATTGCAAGAATTGCAACTGCAGGACCCTGTTATGGTTGTCACAAGGGGGCAGCAAGCCAAGATGGCTGAACAGGAAACAGGGAAGAATGAGGGAGGAAGACCCCAAAATGACAAAGACGTAGGTAGTGATAGGTGTGCTACTCCAAGCCTACTGATGCTCTCAAAATCTGAGCTAGGAAAGGACCAAAGGGAGGATGGGACTCTAAAATTGGTTCGGGAAAAGGCCCTCCCCTCTGACACAGATGCAGGGGACGAGTGCTATTTCTACTGGGAGGGGGGAATCCTCTTCCGGCACTGGAGGAAAAAGGGGGCAACCCAGGGGCAGGAGTTTCGGCAAGTAGTAGTTCCAAAACAGTACCGGCGGGAGCTGCTGGGGATGGCCCATGACAATCTCATGGCGGGGCACCTGGGCGTCGAAAAGACAAAAGATAGGATCCTCCGGAATTACTACTGGCCAGGGCTTTTTAGAGACGTTTCAGAGTATATTCGAACATGTGAGCCCTGCCAGAAGACTAGTAGCAAGAGGGGTGGTAAAGTGCCCATGGTTCAGGTGCCCATCATAGGTGAGCCATTCCAACGAATTGCTCTAGATATAGTGGGGCCCCTGCCCAAATCAAAGAAGGGCAACATGTACATTCTAGTCATTTGTGACTACTCGACGAGGTACCCAGAAGCAATCCCCCTTCGTTCCACCAATGCTGACAAGATTGCTGATGAGCTCATCAAGCTTTTCTCTCGGGTGGGGGTACCACAAGAAATTCTCACCGACCAAGGTTCCAATTTCATGTCAAAACTGATGGTTCAAGTGTGCGAGAGCTTAGGAATCAGGAAGATAAGGAcgagcccctatcacccccaaaGTAACGGGCTAGTAGAACGTTTCAATTCCACACTGAAAGGGATGCTAAAGCCGTACATGGATGAGGGAAAATGCAATTGGGATGAGCATCTTCCTTATGTCCTGTTCGCATACCGGGAGGTTCCCCAAGAGTCCACGGGTTTCTCCCCATTTGAACTTCTGTATGGTCATCGTGTGAGGGGGCCCCTAGACGTGTTAAAGGAGACATTGACAGGCGAAATCACTGAGGGAGAGGGAATCCTGTCATATGTAATGAACATGAGGACTAGATTGGCAGAGAACCTAGAGCTAGCACACAAGAATTTGTCGGCAGCGCAGACGCGCCAGAAACTGTGGTATGACAAAGGAGCGCGTGCTCGCATGCTAGAGGTGGGGGATGAGGTGTTGGTTCTTCTCCCAACTTCAAGCAGCAAATTGTTGGCAAAGTGGCAAGGCCCATACAGAATAGTGCAAAAAGTGAGTGATGTAGACTATGTAGTAGAGGTAGGAGAAAGAAAACGACACCAGGTCTTTCACATAAACATGCTGAAGAAGTGGAATGCAAGGCAGGGGGTTGTAATGTACACACAGCCCAGGATAGTAGAGGAGGAAACTGATCCAAGTATACCTGTTGCCCCACTAATTAGTCCAGGCGCAGATAGTGAAAGTGAAGTAGAGATTTCTAACCGCTTGAGCGAAGAACAGGCCAATGACGTGAGAGCAATCACTTCTGAGTTTAGGGAGACCCTAAGCAGTATCCCCGGTAGGACAAACATCTTGCAACATGAGGTTGAAACTACTTCTGAAAGGCCGGTCCGCCAGCGCGCGTACCGTTTACCTCATAGTGTCAAGGAAACAGTGAAAAGAGAGTTGGATGAGATGTTGAAGATGGGGATAATTCAAGAGTCTGCATCACCATATGCATCCCCAATCGTACTAGTGACGAAAAAGGATCAATCCATGCGACTGTGTGTAGACTACAGAAAGTTGAATGAAATCACGGTCTTTGATAGCTATCCAATACCCAACATCGAGGAACTTATAGACAGGCTAGGCAATGCCAAGTATGTATCCACCCTTGACCTCACAAAAGGGTACTATCAAGTCGAATTGACGGAGGCAGCGCGCAAGAAATCTGCATTCATTACGCCCTTTGGGCTATATGAGTTCACAGTGATGCCTTTTGGAATGAAAGGGGCGCCTGCGACATTCCAACGGCTGGTAGACAAAGTTTTGCGCGGCGCACAGGCCTATGCAGCAGCGTACATTGATGACATAGTCATCTTTAGTGAAACATGGGAGGAGCATGTAGAACACTTGAAGGATGTGCTAGGGAGGTTGAGAGAGGCAGGCTTGACAGCCAAGCCAGCCAAGTGCAAGTTCGGTGAGAGAGAGGTATTGTACCTGGGTTTTGTGATTGGAGGGGGGAAGGTGAAGCCTGAACCTGCGAAGATTGAGGCTGTAGTATCATATCCTAGGCCAGTCACGAAAACAGACGTTAGAGCCTTCCTAGGACTAACAGGATATTATCGGAAATTCATCCCGGAGTACAGTGAAATAGCCTCCCCACTCACTGACCTTACGAGGAAATCAGAGCCTAAATTGGTGAGATGGAACCCAAAATGTGAGGCAGCCTTCCAAACACTCAAAAGTTCACTGACCTCTGCCCCAGTTTTGAGGAGCCCAAACTACTCCGCTCCCTTCATTGTGCAGGTAGATGCTAGTGATAGGGGCATAGGGGCTGTGCTCAGCCAGACAGATGAGGAGGGGGTTGATCACCCGGTCGCATTCATTAGTCGCAAGTTGCTCCCCCGCGAAGTGAACTACCCCATCATTGAGAAAGAGTGCCTAGCCATAATTTGGAGTGTCGAGAAATTTCATCCATATTTGTTTGGGCAGTCATTTGTCATTCAGACAGACCATAACCCCCTGAGCTGGCTAAAACAGCTCAAAACCAAAAATGCTCGACTTATGCGATGGAGCCTGGCACTGCAGTCTTACCCGATGGTGGTGGAACACCGCAGTGGAAGAATGAACGGCAATGCAGATGCATTGTCCCGCATCTAG